The genomic region TCATCTTTGCGGCGGCGGGCCTCATCGGCATAAAGGCATTTGCACAGGACATGCCGGTGCCGGCCGCTGAAAGCAGCGCCACACAGGCGGTGATCGCAGACCAGCTTCAGGCCTTTCGCAGCAAGGACCATGCCCGCGCCTATTCCCATGCTGCCCCCAACATCAAGGGATATTTCGACACGGTCGACAAGTTCGCCGCCATGGTCTCCCGCGGCTATGGCGCAATCTACTCCTCCCGAAACCACGTCTTCGGGCGCAACACCATCATCAACAAAGAAATCT from Salaquimonas pukyongi harbors:
- a CDS encoding DUF4864 domain-containing protein; this translates as MQNKPPNPPFFEDFKAVIVALVIFAAAGLIGIKAFAQDMPVPAAESSATQAVIADQLQAFRSKDHARAYSHAAPNIKGYFDTVDKFAAMVSRGYGAIYSSRNHVFGRNTIINKEIYQEVIITDRHGNQWQAVYTLKQQEDGSWKITGVKMNPYKGAAV